A region from the Coregonus clupeaformis isolate EN_2021a unplaced genomic scaffold, ASM2061545v1 scaf0661, whole genome shotgun sequence genome encodes:
- the LOC121540646 gene encoding tripartite motif-containing protein 16-like, with protein MAQQGVLLDQDQFCCSVCLDLLKEPVVIPCGHSYCRSCIEGCWDQEVLKGVCSCPQCRETFTPRPNLRKNNMLAEVVEKLKKTGLQAAPPPALCYAGPGDVACDVCTGTRKRKALISCLVCLASYCETHLQSHYESPALKKHKLVKATAQLQEKICSHHDKLLEVYCRTDQQCICYQCVMDEHKGHDTVSAAAERTEKQRQLGMSQQKVQQRFQEREKELKELQQAVESLKSSAQAAVEDSDKIFTELIRSIEKRRSEVKELIRAQEKALVSQAEGLLEQLEQEIAELRKRSTELEQLSHTEDHIHFLQSYQSLSSTSVSSDLPSIVVRPLQYFGDVSKTVSELREKLEDVLKGEWTKISTTVNIVEVVLPPEPKTREQFLQYSCQLTLDPNTANTHLSLSEGNRKVTYTGQVQPYPDHPDRFTNYSMVLCREGLSGRCYWEVEWSGVCVTAVSYKDISRTGTDGGFGQNDNSWSLHYYSGGYWFRHNNVKTKVSGPQSSRVGVDLDHKAGALSFYSVSDTMTLLHRVQTTFTQPLYPGFYLSGTAELVKL; from the exons atggctcagcagggagttctgctggaccaggaccagttctgttgttctgtctgtctggatttactgaaggagccggtggttattccctgtggacacagttactgtaggagctgtattgagggctgctgggatcaaGAAGTTCTGAAAGGGGTCTgtagctgtcctcagtgcagagagaccttcactccaaggcctaatctgaggaaaaataacatgttggctgaagtggtggagaaactgaagaagacaggactccaggctgctccccctcctgctctgtgctatgctggacctggagatgtggcgtgtgatgtctgcactgggaccagaaagcggAAAGCCCTCAtttcctgtctggtgtgtctggcctcttactgtgagactcacctccaatctcactatgaatctcctgctttgaagaagcacaagctggtcaaagccaccgcacaactacaggagaagatctgctctcatcatgacaaactgctggaggtttactgtcgtaccgatcagcagtgtatctgttatcagtgtgtgatggatgaacataaaggccatgatacagtgtcagctgcagcagagaggactgagaaacag aggcagctggggatgagtcagcagaaggtccagcagagattccaggagagagagaaggagctgaaggagctccaacaggctgtggagtctctcaag agctctgcacaggcagcagtggaggacagtgataagatctttaccgagctgatccgctccattgagaaaaggcgctctgaggtgaaggagctgatcagagcccaagagaaggctctagtgagtcaagctgaaggactcctggagcaactggagcaggagatagctgagctgaggaagagaagcactgagctggagcagctctcacacacagaggatcacatccatttcctccag agttatcagtctctctccagtaccagtgtatcttcagacttacccagcatcgttgtccgtcctcttcagtactttggagatgtgagtaagactgtgtctgaactgagagagaaactagaagacgtccttaaaggagaatggaccaagatctccactacag tgaatatagtggaggttgtactgcctccagagcccaagaccagagaacagttcttacaat attcctgtcagctcacacttgacccaaacacagcaaacacacacctgtctctgtctgaagggaacagaaaggtgacctatacaggccaagtccaaccatatcctgatcatccagacagattcaccaaCTACAGTatggttctgtgtagagagggtctgtctggacgctgttactgggaggtggagtggagtggggtgtgtgttacagcagtctcatataaagacatcagcagaacagggacAGATGGTGGATTTGGACAGAATGACAATTCCTGGAGTTTACACTACTATAGTGGTGGTTATTGgttcagacacaataatgttaagactaaagtatcaggccctcagtcctccagagtaggagtggacctggatcacaaggcaggtgctctgtccttctacagtgtctctgatacaatgaccctcctccacagagtccagaccacattcactcagcccctctatcctgggttttatctctctggtactgctgagctggttaaactgtag